The following are encoded together in the Arcticibacterium luteifluviistationis genome:
- a CDS encoding alpha/beta hydrolase: protein MFKRIIFFALFLPIIVKAQETSKVIHLWENGAPGFEHLKNEKEEAKEYWVKNVHNPSITVYAPEDGKANGVGVLIFPGGGHRLLVIDAEGTDAAKFLNQYGITAFVLKYRMAREPDSPYELGVHAKEDAQRAMRLIRANAKEFGVHEALIGVMGFSAGGEVMHWMAYEDGNTVMNKVDEIDNENAKPTFQIGIYPGPLGVPETIPTDAPPAFVLAANDDECCSEPVFKLLQGYRKAGVPIEAHFYNEGGHGFNMGYRSELNAISKWPDRLGDWLVDTGLGAEKK, encoded by the coding sequence ATGTTCAAAAGAATAATTTTCTTCGCTTTATTTCTACCAATTATTGTCAAAGCTCAAGAAACATCAAAAGTAATTCATCTCTGGGAGAACGGTGCTCCGGGTTTTGAGCATTTAAAGAATGAAAAAGAAGAAGCGAAAGAGTATTGGGTTAAGAACGTTCATAATCCTTCCATAACAGTGTATGCCCCTGAAGATGGTAAAGCTAATGGCGTAGGAGTTTTGATATTTCCGGGTGGAGGTCATAGGCTTTTGGTGATTGATGCCGAAGGCACAGATGCTGCTAAATTTCTAAATCAATATGGTATTACGGCTTTTGTCCTAAAATATAGAATGGCAAGAGAGCCAGACTCTCCTTATGAATTAGGCGTGCACGCCAAAGAAGATGCTCAACGAGCCATGCGGTTAATTCGGGCAAATGCAAAAGAATTTGGAGTACATGAGGCTCTTATAGGTGTAATGGGTTTTTCTGCCGGTGGAGAAGTGATGCATTGGATGGCCTATGAAGATGGCAATACGGTGATGAATAAAGTAGATGAAATTGACAATGAGAACGCCAAACCAACTTTTCAAATAGGTATTTATCCTGGTCCTTTAGGTGTACCAGAAACTATTCCAACCGATGCTCCACCTGCCTTTGTTTTAGCAGCTAATGACGATGAATGTTGTTCTGAACCAGTATTTAAATTATTACAAGGTTATAGAAAAGCAGGGGTACCCATAGAAGCTCATTTTTATAATGAGGGAGGTCATGGCTTTAATATGGGCTATCGCAGCGAATTGAATGCTATTAGCAAATGGCCTGATAGATTAGGGGACTGGTTGGTGGATACTGGATTGGGAGCTGAGAAGAAATAG